CAGACTCCGCTGGGCAAGACGTTCATTAGCCTGGTAACTTTCGAGGGCCGTAAGATACTGTTCTATTTCCCGGATGTATGAGTTTCGAGTAAGCTCCGCATTTTTACGGGCATCTTCGATCTGGTACTGGAGATCCCGAATGGTATCCATGAGTGTATCCCTACTTTCTCCTGCCGAAGAAAATGGTAAAAGAGAATCCACCGACCAGTTGAGGGCAATACTTAGCGAGCCCTGATCTACCCAGGTAGAAGT
Above is a genomic segment from Thermanaerothrix sp. containing:
- a CDS encoding TolC family protein encodes the protein TSTWVDQGSLSIALNWSVDSLLPFSSAGESRDTLMDTIRDLQYQIEDARKNAELTRNSYIREIEQYLTALESYQANERLAQRSLELTQLAYNNGLADFISVQNAADDLAEVRYSILEYTYNLSITLLNLEYSLGLPFGTLGR